A genome region from Arachis duranensis cultivar V14167 chromosome 8, aradu.V14167.gnm2.J7QH, whole genome shotgun sequence includes the following:
- the LOC107460952 gene encoding uncharacterized protein LOC107460952 isoform X1, translated as MKTRSVSSAEKGKGKQTATATEIATEPVVALGDLIYIPLRGASKWWPAQVTDEKSVNENLRPKKKLLREVLVRVYGSYIYKYVDPVKSRADFENVLKKNNGDLHKILQDSLEKDLPSNKPKSKESPAKNKGGSSSSKRKSAPKDEKQDEAKSQKQNEEDPESTTPFRKSQELSKRRIRVMESLGLIAPPGSPFVRNGHYS; from the exons ATGAAAACCAGGAGTGTTTCGAGTGCCGAGAAGGGTAAGGGAAAGCAAACTGCAACTGCAACTGAAATTGCAACTGAACCAGTAGTGGCATTGGGGGATCTGATATATATTCCTCTTCGCGGTGCCTCCAAGTGGTGGCCGGCGCAG GTTACTGATGAGAAGAGTGTTAATGAAAACTTAAGGCCGAAAAAGAAATTGCTGAGGGAAGTCCTTGTTAGGGTGTATGGAAGCTATATCTA cAAATATGTGGATCCTGTTAAATCGCGTGCTGATTTTGAGAAT GTACTCAAGAAGAACAATGGTGATTTACACAAGATTCTTCAGGATTCTCTGGAAAAG GATCTTCCTAGCAACAAACCCAAATCAAAGGAGTCACCAGCCAAGAATAAAG GGGGATCAAGTTCAAGCAAGAGGAAATCGGCCCCGAAAGATGAGAAGCAGGATGAAGCTAAGTCCCAGAAACAAAACGAAGAAGATCCC GAATCAACAACCCCATTCAGGAAGTCCCAAGAACTGAGTAAAAGGAGGATAAGAGTGATGGAAAGCCTTGGTCTCATTGCTCCACCTGGTTCCCCATTTGTCAGGAATGGACATTATTCATAG
- the LOC107460952 gene encoding uncharacterized protein LOC107460952 isoform X2: MKTRSVSSAEKGKGKQTATATEIATEPVVALGDLIYIPLRGASKWWPAQVTDEKSVNENLRPKKKLLREVLVRVYGSYIYKYVDPVKSRADFENVLKKNNGDLHKILQDSLEKDLPSNKPKSKESPAKNKGGSSSSKRKSAPKDEKQDEAKSQKQNEEDPSNTRNQQPHSGSPKN; this comes from the exons ATGAAAACCAGGAGTGTTTCGAGTGCCGAGAAGGGTAAGGGAAAGCAAACTGCAACTGCAACTGAAATTGCAACTGAACCAGTAGTGGCATTGGGGGATCTGATATATATTCCTCTTCGCGGTGCCTCCAAGTGGTGGCCGGCGCAG GTTACTGATGAGAAGAGTGTTAATGAAAACTTAAGGCCGAAAAAGAAATTGCTGAGGGAAGTCCTTGTTAGGGTGTATGGAAGCTATATCTA cAAATATGTGGATCCTGTTAAATCGCGTGCTGATTTTGAGAAT GTACTCAAGAAGAACAATGGTGATTTACACAAGATTCTTCAGGATTCTCTGGAAAAG GATCTTCCTAGCAACAAACCCAAATCAAAGGAGTCACCAGCCAAGAATAAAG GGGGATCAAGTTCAAGCAAGAGGAAATCGGCCCCGAAAGATGAGAAGCAGGATGAAGCTAAGTCCCAGAAACAAAACGAAGAAGATCCC TCAAATACCAGGAATCAACAACCCCATTCAGGAAGTCCCAAGAACTGA